The window CTCCACCAATAGGCTTACATACAAAATCGAACATTACTTTTGTAGGCACATCTGTAACTTCGTCATACCATTTATAGATTCCTGTATTTGAATAGGTTCCTATTAAGTGACCTACCTCAATATCAATTCCACTTTCTTCTTTAACTTCTCGTACTAACGCATCTATTAGATTTTCTCCAACCTCCACTTGTCCACCAGGATAGACCCATCCTCCATGCTGCGTTTTCACTAACAGTATTTCCCCTTGCTCATTTTCAACTATTCCCCCAACAGCAACAATATGCGTAGGCATAATCATTCTACTTATCCCCCCTTCTTCTCTTTACTTTTTCTGTTATTAATAAAAGCCCAGATTGTAAAGATTGCCAAAATAAGAGTACCGGCCATTCTTACAACTAGATGATATTCAGATGGCAGAATGATAAACAAAATAATAGAAGCAATTATAGTCGGCAACATCACATAAAACCACATACGAACAAGAGGATTGCGAAAACTTACTTCAAAACGATCATCCATCAGAATCGCCTCCTAATGGATCTTGCTCGTACTTTTTCCATTTAGCAAAGTCATAACAAAATTGCCCAATTATTACTACTACCAAAATTCCTGAGAAAAGAATAAATTCAATTTGTGACCAGTAAGCTAATTTATAAATAATGAAAAGACAAAGAATAATAAGAGGAACTGACCACAAGGTTCGAATCAATTTTCTTCTATAGCTTAACTTATAGAAAGCAAATACAAATCCTTTATCGACTTTTTCCTTATCTTTGTAAATAAATGCTGAAATCAAACTCACAATCAAGCAAATGATCACTATAAAATAATTTGGACTAGTAATAATAATAATCCCACCTCTATGATCTAATGTTCCTTTTAGTTACATTTGTATATGTTCTCAACAAGAAAATTTCTTGCCATATAATAAGCACTAGCAGTAAATAGCTGCGTTTTAATATCATTCCTTTTTAACATAGAACTAAATAACTCAAAATCAATCAGCCTTATATTTATCTCTTCGGTTTCATCTAAATCTTGTTCATATTGCTTAAAAGCATCCAGTATAAGATAGGTTTTTATATTGTTATTTTGTGTGGCAGGATTTATCATAAATTCACCAAGCAAAATAGGTTTCATTTGTGAAACAAAGCCGGTTTCTTCTCTAATTTCTCTTATAATACCTTCCTCATCCGTCTCATTGTTTTCTTTTTTCCCCGCCGGAATTTCTAAGTAAATATCATTTCCAGCATGTCTATATTGTTCGACTAGCACCATTTGATTTTCTTTTGTAAGTACAACCGCATTCACCCAATTGGAATATTCATTCACATAATAATCATCGATAACAATCCCATTAGGGAGCTCACAAGTATCTTTTCTAATATTTCCGTAAGGACTTTTATGAACATACTCGGAATGTAACATTTTCCACCGTTCCATATTTATCACCGCCTAATCCCTTATTTCATCATTTCATTAAAGATATAGAGATTGTATAATGCAGGAATCAGCAAGCCGGCTGCAAGACAGACTACTGCTGCTATTTTGGATTGGCTTGTTAATCTAGCATCACTGTGTTTTAAGTGTTGGAAAAAAGTAAGAGTAAAGTAAAAACATAGTATTATAAATGCGGTAGAAAAGATTCCTAACCAATTTCCTGTTCCCATTAAATTTTCCATTTTGTTGCCTCCAATCGTTCGTCACTGAAGAATAATAGCAAATAGGATATACAATATCCCTAATCCTATTTCTCTTCTTATAATCTTCTTACTTTCTTTTTGAAGATAACTTTCTATTCCTTCTACAATTGAATTAATTCCTACAAATACGAACACTAACTTCACATAGAAAATATCGATACCGTTTAAAATAGCCATTACTAGCATTGTAATCATCAAGCCTAGCAATAACAGCTTTAGTATTATAAATGGTGTACTACTTTTTTTCTTGTTCGTCTTTTCAAAAAATATACTCATCAATGGACCTCATCTAATATTTATTAATCTATATTACTAATACGTTAAAATATGTAATAGGTTTCATTATTGAGTAATATTTTCCAACCCGCAAAAAAAACACGATAGTACTTCTTAAGTGAAGAAGTACTATCGTGCTAGTTTAATTTTGATTTATTAGGAGAGTTATATCATATTGTTGATTTCTATTACACCAGATTTTCCCTTTTTGGCGTTTGCTAGTCACTAAGTTGGCTGAAGATAGGATCTATATATGACCTCGAATCGACCTCGTGTTTAATAGAAAAGTTCAATTCTAATTAATAGTTAAATACTGCTCATTTTTGATTGAAGTGAAAGTCGGCGACTCCAGTAGGAACAGCGAGAAAGTCGAGACCCCGCAGGGAGTATCCGTAGGAACGAAGGCTATATTTTGTTTCATATTCAGACAATTTGTGAACAGTAGTTTACTGACCCGAGGAGGCTCTGCCTCGCCCACGGAAAGCTCCCGACTGAAACGGAAATCCGTAGAATTATTTGTTATTAAAAACTAAAATTATCCGGATCTTTACCAGTACGTTCATTTAAATTAAGTGCATCAATATTTTTCATATCCTCGAAGGATAGCTCAAAATCATACACATCCATATTCTCCGCAATTCTAGATGGATTTACTGACTTAGGAATAACGATTAAATCATGTTGCAGATGCCATCTTATAATTGTTTGAGCAGTTGATTTACCATATTTCCCACTAATACGTTGAAGTGTTGGCTCTTCTAGTATATGACCTCTTGCAAGTGGTGACCACGAAGTTATCGCGATTCCTTGGTCTGCACAATACTCACGTAGATCAAACTGAGTGAGTCGCGGATGACATTCAATTTGGTTGACCATTGGTTTAACGTTTGCTTTAGCAGCAATCGCCTCCAAATGATGTTCATGATGATTTGCTACTCCAGTAGCACGTATCAGCTTTTCATCATATAGTCGTTCTATCGCACGATATGTATCCACAAAAGTTTCTTTAATTGGCCAATGAGTTAAATATAAATCTACGTAATCCATTTCTAATAATTCCAAAGATTTTTCGAATGCTCTGAGTGTTTGATCGTATCCTTGATCTGTATTCCACACTTTTGTTGTAATGAATATGTCTTTGCGTGGAACATTTGATGCTCGAACAGCCTCGCCTACCTCTTTTTCATTGGCATACAAACTTGCTGTATCGATATGACGATAGCCATAATCCAGTGCAGTTGTAATTGCTTGAATAGCAATATCGGATTCTGTCATTTTATAAACACCTAATCCAAGTCTTGGCATCTCTATTCCGTTATCCAATTGTTTTGTTGAATTTATATTCATTTTTCTCATCCTTTCTTATAAGGAAAACGACTGATGAAAATCAGTCGTTTTCTCTTTTCTTCATAGAGGAAGTATCTTCAGATTGAGCTGGATCGGATACGCGATTATCCTCTTCTAACTCTTTATTGTCCCTCATCCTATCCATCTGTTTTCCTAGTTGCTTTACTTCTTCCATATTCGTAGCCATTGAGCCGTTCTCTGGACCATTTTTGAATTCATTCATTCCAAAAATCACTCCTTTTCTTAATGTTAGTAGAATATTCTAAAGGTTGCAACATTCAAATGAACGATTTTTGTCAAATTTCATTTTTCGCATTATTTCTTTTTCATACAATTTAGGGTATACTAGGTGCAGAATACTATAGAGGAGGCACTCCATATGAAACTAATCCTTATTCTTGGTGTTTGTATTTCGTTCCTTGCTGCAATTTTCAAAGCAGGATACGATGACAAACCAGGTGCATCTGAAAAATAATCTATTTTAAAACGGACGAGTCTTCTATGACCTCGTCCGTTTTTTTAATGTAAATTCGGATAGTTCTGCTGACGTAATGCTTCATAGATTAGTATTGCTGCTGTGTTAGATAAATTTAGTGAACGAATATTATCATTCATAGGAATTCGTAAAGCACGCTCCGGATGTGCGTCGATAAACTCACGTGGCAAGCCTTTTGTTTCACGCCCAAAGATAAAGAAATGATCTTTCTCCGACTCACTAAAGTCAAATGTAGTATGTGGCTTAGCACCAAACTTAGTGATTAAATAATATTCTCCTTCTGGATGTGCTGCAAAAAACTCCCCTAGCCCATCATAATAGGTAATATCAACATGCTCCCAATAATCTAGTCCTGCACGCTTTAACATCTTGTCATCTGTCGAGAAACCTAAAGGTCGGATTAAATGTAATTTAACCCCTGTTCCTGCACATGTTCTAGCTATATTTCCTGTATTAGCAGGTATTTCTGGTTGATATAAAACAACATTAATACTCAATTATTCCACTTCCTAGTTCTCTATTGTATAGTATTCGAGCCCTTTTCGAATCTCTTCTATGACCTCTTTTACTTGTTCATTTTGTTCAGCCTCTTTAAGTGCGAGTAAGCCTTCATCTGTGTTTATTTTACCTATTGCCCATGCTGCAGTACCTCTTATTACTGGCCTAGCATCATGCTGCATTAAATCTATAAGCGCAGGCACAGCGGTCTGCTCTTTAAAGTGTGCTAATGCGATTATAGCATTTCGCTGAATTGGATTCTTCCCTCTCCAAGCTCCGGACATATGGCCATACGTTTCTTTGAAAGTACGATTCGTCATTTTTAGTAGCGGAAGGAGCAAGGGTTTCACTAACTCGGGATCTGGCTTAAACGCTTCGTTGTGAAGGTTAGCTTTTCCTTTATTTTTTGGACAAACTGTTTGGCATGTATCACAACCATAAATTCGATTGCCTATTTTCGCTCGAAACTCGTCTGGCACCATTGTTTTTGTTTGCGTAATAAAAGCAATACAGCGCTGTGCATTTAACTGACCGCCTTCGATTAAGGCTCCTGTCGGACAAACATCTATACATAACCGACAATCTCCACATTGGTCTTCCATCTGCTCACTCGGAGCAAATGGAATAGACGTAATCATTTCTCCGAGATAGACATAGGAACCAAACTCAGGGGTAATAATAGAGCAGTTTTTCGCACTCCATCCTATACCAGCCCGCTCCGCTACAGCACGGTCAGAAAGTTCTCCCGTATCTACCATAGAACGAAGATTAGCTTCTGGTATATGCGTTAAAATATATAATTCTAATAGTGCTAACTTTTCTCGTAAAACGGTATGATAATCTATGCCCCATGATGCACGTGCGAAAATGCCTCGTCTTGCACCCTTCACACTTTGTGGAGCATCCCTCATTTTTGAAGGGTACGCAATTGCGATAGATATAATGCTACTGGCTTCTTCTAGCAAAATTTTAGGATGAACTCTTTTCTCAATATCAGGTTCTTCAAATCCGGAAGCATATCCTAACTCCTGCTGCCTGATCAATCGATTTTTTAATTCGTGAAATGGAGAAGCAGAAGTAAATCCAATTTTATCAATTCCAATGGATGCAGCGTAATCTATGAGGTTTTGTTGAAACTGAATGATATTCACAAATGTTCTCCTTTCTTATGCTACACTATAGAAAATAAGTGTAAGGATGGTTGATATGATAGTAAAATTGGATGATTCAATTGTTAAGATAGAGCCTTCATTTAAAATAGGCATTATCCATTATACCAAAATTGTTGTTACTTCTTCGCCCCAAATGCTTAAAGGACGTCTTCAATTATTTCAAGAACAACTTTTCTTTGAACTGGATGACAAAGCCGTAACTGATTTCGACGGGATAAAAGAATGGAGAGCTCTTTGGAAAAAGTTCGGAGCAGATCCAAATAGATACCGTCCGTCAATGGAAGCTATGTACAGAAGGATTGCAAAACAAAATTATATCACACCGATGCATTCAGCTGTGGATTTAAACAACTTCTTCTCTATGCAATATGAAATTCCAATGGGAATCTATGACGTCGAAAAAATTCTTGGTGAAATAACCTTAACAATTGGCAAAGAAGAAACAAAATATAGTGGATTAAATGGTAGAGATAACAAATTACACAATATACTTACTCTTCAGGACAACTTAGGACCATTTGGAAGTCCGTTTGTAGATTCTGTTCGAACCGCTGTATCTGAAAATACAACTAATGCTCTGCAAGTTGTATTTCTACGACCTTCGATAAGTAAAGAGGATGGTCAACAATTGATTAATTCCATGGCGACAATGTTCACGCAAATACATGGTGGAGATTTTGATACTACTTTGATTGGTTAGTTTATAATATAAAAATATAAAGGAGAATAATAATGGTGCTTAATATTTGGTTTAATAGATGGTTTTCCACTGTGTCACATTATATGGAGTTGATCCGACATAACCCCGATCAACAGGAATTTGTTATTTACGGAACGCACCCTAATCCAGATACTGTGTATTTTAATTACTGTGATGTATTTGGTACTGAACCAGATATCGCTGGAGAAGAATATCTTCAGTTTTGTTTAGACTACTGTATACAAAATCAGATTCATATCTTTGTACCACGAAAAGAAAATGTGCTTATTTCTCAACACTTAGACAAGTTCGAAGAAATCGGTGTAAAAGTGCTGGTTTGTCCGGATGGTGATTTAATGGCCATTGTAGATGATAAAGCAGCGATGTATCGATCTTTACAGAATCAAGAAAATGAAGGGAATTTTATAGTAACTATTCCTTCCTACCGTATTGTTAACAATGCGAGAGACTTCCAAGTAGCTTTTGAAGAATTAAGTAAGGATAATACGAAGTTATGTATTAAACCTGTAATTGGAGAAGGAGCAAGTGGATTCCGTATTATAGATAATGATGCAGATACTATTCCTTTTATATTAAGTACAGCTTCTTCCCAAAAGATTTCCTATGAAACAGCTTTTAAGATTTTACAAACGCAGGAGCATTTTCCAGATTTAATGGTTTTAGAATATCTAGATGGCTATGAGTATAGCATTGATTGTTTAGCCGACGCAGATGGAACTTTACTTACTGCAATACCGAGGAAAAAAGGAAATGGACGAATTCGTGA is drawn from Psychrobacillus sp. INOP01 and contains these coding sequences:
- a CDS encoding NUDIX hydrolase; translated protein: MIMPTHIVAVGGIVENEQGEILLVKTQHGGWVYPGGQVEVGENLIDALVREVKEESGIDIEVGHLIGTYSNTGIYKWYDEVTDVPTKVMFDFVCKPIGGALSTSEETSESCWVKKERVLEFVTAAAIRTRYEAYENFNGKIKYMEYVTNPKFEVKLDKYM
- the queG gene encoding tRNA epoxyqueuosine(34) reductase QueG, whose amino-acid sequence is MNIIQFQQNLIDYAASIGIDKIGFTSASPFHELKNRLIRQQELGYASGFEEPDIEKRVHPKILLEEASSIISIAIAYPSKMRDAPQSVKGARRGIFARASWGIDYHTVLREKLALLELYILTHIPEANLRSMVDTGELSDRAVAERAGIGWSAKNCSIITPEFGSYVYLGEMITSIPFAPSEQMEDQCGDCRLCIDVCPTGALIEGGQLNAQRCIAFITQTKTMVPDEFRAKIGNRIYGCDTCQTVCPKNKGKANLHNEAFKPDPELVKPLLLPLLKMTNRTFKETYGHMSGAWRGKNPIQRNAIIALAHFKEQTAVPALIDLMQHDARPVIRGTAAWAIGKINTDEGLLALKEAEQNEQVKEVIEEIRKGLEYYTIEN
- a CDS encoding NUDIX hydrolase, whose protein sequence is MERWKMLHSEYVHKSPYGNIRKDTCELPNGIVIDDYYVNEYSNWVNAVVLTKENQMVLVEQYRHAGNDIYLEIPAGKKENNETDEEGIIREIREETGFVSQMKPILLGEFMINPATQNNNIKTYLILDAFKQYEQDLDETEEINIRLIDFELFSSMLKRNDIKTQLFTASAYYMARNFLVENIYKCN
- the trmL gene encoding tRNA (uridine(34)/cytosine(34)/5-carboxymethylaminomethyluridine(34)-2'-O)-methyltransferase TrmL codes for the protein MSINVVLYQPEIPANTGNIARTCAGTGVKLHLIRPLGFSTDDKMLKRAGLDYWEHVDITYYDGLGEFFAAHPEGEYYLITKFGAKPHTTFDFSESEKDHFFIFGRETKGLPREFIDAHPERALRIPMNDNIRSLNLSNTAAILIYEALRQQNYPNLH
- a CDS encoding B3/4 domain-containing protein, whose translation is MIVKLDDSIVKIEPSFKIGIIHYTKIVVTSSPQMLKGRLQLFQEQLFFELDDKAVTDFDGIKEWRALWKKFGADPNRYRPSMEAMYRRIAKQNYITPMHSAVDLNNFFSMQYEIPMGIYDVEKILGEITLTIGKEETKYSGLNGRDNKLHNILTLQDNLGPFGSPFVDSVRTAVSENTTNALQVVFLRPSISKEDGQQLINSMATMFTQIHGGDFDTTLIG
- a CDS encoding aldo/keto reductase produces the protein MNINSTKQLDNGIEMPRLGLGVYKMTESDIAIQAITTALDYGYRHIDTASLYANEKEVGEAVRASNVPRKDIFITTKVWNTDQGYDQTLRAFEKSLELLEMDYVDLYLTHWPIKETFVDTYRAIERLYDEKLIRATGVANHHEHHLEAIAAKANVKPMVNQIECHPRLTQFDLREYCADQGIAITSWSPLARGHILEEPTLQRISGKYGKSTAQTIIRWHLQHDLIVIPKSVNPSRIAENMDVYDFELSFEDMKNIDALNLNERTGKDPDNFSF
- a CDS encoding ATP-grasp domain-containing protein; the protein is MVLNIWFNRWFSTVSHYMELIRHNPDQQEFVIYGTHPNPDTVYFNYCDVFGTEPDIAGEEYLQFCLDYCIQNQIHIFVPRKENVLISQHLDKFEEIGVKVLVCPDGDLMAIVDDKAAMYRSLQNQENEGNFIVTIPSYRIVNNARDFQVAFEELSKDNTKLCIKPVIGEGASGFRIIDNDADTIPFILSTASSQKISYETAFKILQTQEHFPDLMVLEYLDGYEYSIDCLADADGTLLTAIPRKKGNGRIREIEYNEELIEIAVRMAAQYKIPYVFNIQVRYKDGIPKLLEINPRMSGGLHISCLADINIPYYAIKLLLGYQVEALDPKFGVKATHIEQPVILSSLEETVVLA